One genomic region from Candidatus Nomurabacteria bacterium encodes:
- the pilM gene encoding type IV pilus assembly protein PilM, with translation MLKIKIMSETIYLYNDKPVFGMDIGFSSIKVMQLSTNHNQFHVKGYGVANFEESSIVNGVIDNYESIASSMHNMFSSSLTGTIDTKRVIMSIPASYTFSRIINLPSNIAEKDIPDAVNTEIQQYLPSSSSDLYLDYSILGTQKDQNRVLTVATQRKLVDSYMNLARILGLEVVAMEPTTSASNRLFGFTDQHKVPTVLIDFGAISTDVTIYDNDLVVTGTTTGGGDHYTDAIRNALDVTNQEAQTIKSRYGLNFSKKQAEIIDALKPLTDEITREIKRMVRYYEERINNGNKTIGQVVLLGGGANIPGLSDYFTNTLRLPVRTYDPWNTITFESINLPKPGEENIYITSAGLALMDPKEPFA, from the coding sequence ATGCTTAAGATTAAAATAATGAGTGAAACTATATATTTATATAACGATAAACCCGTATTTGGTATGGATATTGGCTTCAGTAGCATAAAAGTAATGCAGTTATCGACAAATCACAATCAATTCCATGTTAAAGGGTATGGTGTGGCAAATTTTGAAGAATCAAGTATTGTCAATGGTGTCATAGATAACTATGAATCAATCGCTTCAAGTATGCACAATATGTTTTCCTCTTCACTCACAGGCACTATTGATACAAAAAGAGTAATCATGTCTATACCAGCATCGTATACATTCTCAAGAATTATTAATCTACCTAGCAATATAGCCGAAAAAGACATACCTGATGCAGTTAATACTGAAATTCAGCAATACCTACCCTCATCATCTTCTGATTTGTATTTAGACTACTCCATACTAGGTACACAGAAAGATCAAAATCGTGTTCTAACAGTAGCGACGCAACGAAAACTCGTCGACTCATACATGAACCTTGCAAGAATTCTTGGACTTGAGGTAGTGGCAATGGAGCCAACAACCAGTGCATCTAATAGGCTATTCGGCTTTACTGATCAACATAAGGTTCCTACGGTATTGATAGATTTTGGCGCCATATCCACGGACGTAACAATTTACGACAATGATTTAGTAGTTACAGGAACAACAACAGGAGGTGGCGACCATTACACTGATGCCATAAGAAACGCCTTGGACGTCACAAATCAGGAAGCTCAAACCATCAAATCACGCTATGGATTAAACTTTAGTAAAAAGCAAGCTGAAATAATTGACGCTCTTAAACCATTAACCGACGAGATTACGAGAGAGATAAAAAGAATGGTACGATATTACGAAGAGCGAATAAATAATGGCAACAAAACCATAGGTCAAGTAGTTTTACTTGGTGGTGGAGCTAATATTCCCGGATTGAGTGATTATTTTACCAACACCCTCCGGTTGCCAGTAAGAACATATGATCCATGGAATACTATCACTTTTGAATCTATTAATCTGCCGAAGCCTGGAGAAGAAAATATCTACATCACTTCAGCAGGCCTAGCATTAATGGATCCCAAGGAGCCGTTCGCATGA
- a CDS encoding lamin tail domain-containing protein — protein MRLISLVASLFISSMLVPASMLADPEPRVLIVGVKIGGIVAGEPTEYINVYNDSNVDVDLSNWRVEYAKPNAKINDCNAIDWTKQDSSSSVKSYTLNGVIASHQTVQVEVSMNDNSGGSVRLIQDNKIWDLVGWGSMPSSGVCKEEDLAPIPANTKSIHRAVDDSGYFIDTDNNFADFSHSTTDVKIDTNSPNNTDTISTNDSCRIDDCAGVGQQASNLCTDLAISEILPNPSGTDSGNEYIELYNSSSSTINLSLCSIKIGNSTKKLTGLAPPGYWVHRGLVLPNADGGMVELITSTNEDVVSYPAGLHDNEAWALIDGKWQVTSQPTPGTANILIVPTEVATATTTNTTTLESCGAGKYRNPETNRCKSVGDSQALKPCEPGQVRNPDTNRCRSTAIMLANLKPCDVGQTRNPSTNRCKKVSATTTLAVCKEGQVRNPDTNRCRKVAGSTTNVSATNTPSSESNQQKNKLNYGVFAGIAVLVLGYGVYEYREDIVQKLSLLRGKILKQK, from the coding sequence ATGAGATTAATAAGTCTAGTTGCTTCTTTGTTTATTAGTAGTATGTTAGTGCCTGCTAGCATGTTGGCTGATCCTGAGCCGAGAGTACTAATTGTGGGTGTTAAAATCGGTGGAATTGTGGCCGGAGAACCTACAGAATACATTAATGTATACAATGACTCTAATGTTGACGTAGACTTATCAAATTGGAGAGTTGAATACGCTAAGCCGAATGCCAAAATAAATGATTGCAATGCAATAGATTGGACAAAACAAGATAGTTCTTCAAGCGTTAAATCATACACCTTAAATGGTGTAATTGCGTCTCATCAAACAGTTCAGGTTGAAGTTAGCATGAACGACAACTCTGGTGGCTCAGTAAGGCTAATCCAAGATAACAAAATTTGGGATTTGGTTGGATGGGGAAGTATGCCGAGTTCTGGGGTATGTAAGGAGGAAGACCTTGCTCCTATACCGGCAAATACAAAGAGTATACATAGAGCAGTTGATGATAGTGGTTACTTTATTGATACGGACAATAATTTCGCAGACTTCAGTCATTCTACAACAGATGTAAAAATTGACACAAACTCACCAAACAATACCGATACTATATCAACAAACGATAGTTGTAGAATTGATGATTGTGCTGGTGTTGGTCAACAGGCATCAAATTTATGTACTGATTTGGCAATTTCGGAGATATTACCTAATCCTTCAGGCACAGATTCAGGTAATGAATATATTGAACTATACAATTCATCTTCTTCAACTATTAATTTAAGTTTATGTAGCATTAAGATAGGTAACTCAACTAAAAAATTGACCGGCTTAGCTCCTCCAGGTTATTGGGTGCACAGAGGATTGGTTCTTCCAAATGCTGATGGCGGGATGGTTGAACTCATAACAAGTACAAACGAGGATGTGGTATCGTACCCTGCTGGATTGCATGACAATGAGGCCTGGGCTTTGATAGATGGTAAATGGCAAGTTACATCTCAGCCAACACCAGGAACGGCTAATATTCTAATTGTACCAACAGAAGTAGCAACCGCTACTACCACAAATACAACTACTCTTGAATCTTGTGGAGCTGGAAAGTATCGAAATCCAGAGACCAATAGGTGCAAAAGTGTAGGTGATTCACAAGCACTAAAGCCTTGTGAACCCGGTCAAGTTAGAAATCCTGACACAAACAGGTGTCGTTCAACTGCAATTATGTTGGCGAATCTTAAACCATGCGACGTTGGGCAAACGCGGAACCCCTCAACTAATCGTTGCAAAAAGGTATCCGCAACGACAACTCTAGCTGTATGTAAAGAGGGTCAAGTTAGAAATCCTGACACAAATAGATGCAGAAAAGTTGCTGGATCAACCACGAATGTATCAGCAACAAATACCCCAAGTTCAGAAAGCAACCAACAGAAAAATAAACTAAATTATGGTGTTTTTGCGGGTATTGCAGTGTTAGTTTTGGGGTATGGTGTATATGAATATCGAGAAGATATCGTTCAAAAACTCTCTCTATTACGAGGCAAAATACTTAAACAAAAGTAA
- a CDS encoding ComEC/Rec2 family competence protein has protein sequence MVGKYRIRQTTMISCGLILFLAGLILARFISWAELVIIVSILIIATFILLPKHRKCYWITLGLIVCLLIGYFRGVSYSYQVNKYDDLYRKQVSLIVVAREDAIYSERKQLIFSSNKIETTNGHKLVGNIEVEGFGLPMVYKGDKVLVEGKLYPRRGDNVAGISFAKISLVSSGINKIDQLRRNFATGLQNVLPEPLASLGLGILIGQRSGIPKDLTEQLREVGLIHIVAVSGYNLTIIVYFAQRLLQKRSRFQATIIPGMLVVVFLLITGFSPSIIRASVVSFISLFMWYFGRQIRPILLILLSAVVTAGWNPLYIWSSVGWYLSFSAFFGILILSPLILSNFFSPKHNEKLIPQLISETISAQICTIPILLYVFHSFSVVSLLANILVVPLIPFVMMATLVSGLYGMISPIMFFGLIVLPAKIMLQYIVEIAELLSRLSFASFEVWITIPQTVILVTLIILFTTLLYNRYSKKLTIKRSSSIV, from the coding sequence ATGGTTGGCAAGTATAGGATACGTCAAACGACAATGATTTCTTGTGGGTTGATATTATTTTTGGCGGGGCTTATATTGGCAAGGTTTATTAGTTGGGCTGAATTGGTAATTATTGTATCGATATTAATCATTGCTACTTTTATATTATTACCAAAGCATAGGAAATGTTATTGGATCACCCTGGGATTGATAGTTTGTTTATTGATAGGGTACTTTAGAGGAGTATCCTATTCGTATCAAGTTAATAAGTATGATGACCTATACAGGAAGCAAGTTAGCCTAATTGTAGTCGCAAGAGAAGACGCAATTTATAGCGAACGCAAACAGCTAATATTCTCATCAAACAAAATTGAGACAACAAATGGCCATAAGCTGGTTGGCAATATTGAGGTTGAGGGATTTGGGTTGCCAATGGTCTATAAAGGGGATAAGGTTTTAGTAGAAGGCAAGCTCTATCCCAGACGTGGAGATAATGTTGCGGGCATTAGCTTTGCGAAAATATCCTTAGTTTCATCAGGCATAAATAAGATTGATCAACTACGTAGGAACTTTGCTACAGGGCTACAAAATGTCTTACCAGAACCTCTTGCATCTCTTGGGTTAGGGATCTTAATCGGACAGAGGAGCGGTATACCAAAAGATTTGACAGAGCAATTAAGGGAGGTCGGACTAATACATATTGTTGCTGTTTCTGGTTATAACTTAACAATAATCGTATATTTTGCACAGCGATTATTGCAAAAACGGTCAAGATTTCAGGCCACCATTATTCCAGGTATGCTCGTAGTTGTGTTTTTGTTGATCACTGGGTTCAGTCCTTCTATTATTCGAGCAAGCGTGGTAAGTTTCATCAGTTTATTTATGTGGTATTTCGGCAGACAAATACGACCAATCCTGTTGATTTTACTATCTGCAGTTGTAACTGCGGGTTGGAATCCACTATATATCTGGTCAAGTGTCGGCTGGTACTTATCTTTCTCGGCGTTCTTCGGAATATTAATCCTGAGCCCTTTGATACTTAGTAACTTTTTTTCACCAAAACATAACGAAAAGCTCATCCCTCAATTAATCTCCGAAACTATCAGTGCTCAAATTTGCACTATTCCAATATTGCTATATGTTTTTCATAGTTTTTCAGTTGTCAGTTTACTCGCAAATATTCTTGTTGTTCCATTGATACCTTTTGTGATGATGGCTACTTTAGTTTCGGGGTTGTACGGAATGATTAGTCCTATAATGTTCTTTGGACTAATAGTATTGCCCGCCAAAATAATGCTTCAATATATTGTGGAGATTGCGGAATTATTAAGCAGGCTATCGTTTGCTAGCTTCGAGGTTTGGATTACGATACCTCAAACAGTTATTTTGGTGACATTGATTATTTTATTTACCACATTGCTGTATAATCGTTACTCGAAAAAATTGACAATAAAAAGATCCAGTTCTATAGTTTAG
- the ruvC gene encoding crossover junction endodeoxyribonuclease RuvC, whose product MRILGIDPGTGIVGFGIIDVDSGNTKFVEAGVIRTPAHQEDSERLLTIYQDLKGIISQYKPDVMAVEKLFFIRNITTAMSVSQARGVILLLGKQKKIQLNEYTPLQIKQAVTGYGKADKKQIQEMVKVILKLPQIPKPDDAADALAAAICCSTSMR is encoded by the coding sequence GTGAGGATATTAGGTATTGATCCAGGAACGGGCATAGTTGGGTTTGGTATTATTGATGTTGATAGTGGTAATACAAAATTTGTAGAAGCCGGGGTTATTAGAACTCCAGCGCATCAAGAAGATAGCGAGAGATTACTGACTATTTACCAAGACCTTAAGGGGATAATATCGCAATATAAACCAGATGTGATGGCTGTAGAAAAACTCTTTTTTATCCGCAATATTACTACCGCAATGAGCGTCAGTCAGGCGCGTGGTGTAATACTATTACTGGGTAAGCAGAAAAAAATACAACTAAATGAGTATACCCCCTTGCAGATAAAACAGGCGGTAACAGGTTACGGTAAGGCGGATAAAAAACAGATACAGGAGATGGTTAAGGTAATCTTAAAACTACCGCAAATACCAAAACCAGATGACGCGGCCGACGCATTGGCTGCGGCTATCTGTTGTAGCACAAGTATGCGATAA
- the ruvA gene encoding Holliday junction branch migration protein RuvA — protein sequence MIATLSGVVSEKFEESIVLDVHGVGYGLIVSASDFGRTNLGQSEKFHVYEHIREVSHDLYGFSNLESKKLFEQLLGVKGIGPKVAMAVLNAGNNSELKANIANGDVKYLQTAKGVGKRAAEQIIVELRDKVGEVVGEGAEAVIARAGVNVQDEALQALVALGYSEADAQIALHNVDSSLPTEDRIKKVLKG from the coding sequence ATGATAGCAACGCTAAGCGGAGTAGTAAGTGAGAAGTTTGAAGAATCTATTGTTCTTGATGTTCATGGGGTTGGCTATGGTCTGATAGTTTCGGCTTCTGATTTTGGCAGAACAAATCTTGGGCAGTCAGAGAAATTTCATGTGTATGAGCATATTCGTGAAGTCTCACACGACTTATACGGGTTTTCCAATCTAGAATCAAAAAAGTTATTTGAACAGTTACTTGGTGTTAAGGGTATTGGCCCAAAAGTAGCTATGGCAGTACTAAACGCTGGCAACAACAGTGAGTTAAAGGCGAATATTGCTAACGGCGATGTGAAATACTTACAAACTGCAAAAGGCGTAGGTAAACGAGCGGCAGAGCAAATCATCGTTGAATTGCGCGACAAAGTTGGTGAAGTAGTTGGAGAGGGTGCTGAGGCTGTAATAGCAAGAGCGGGGGTGAATGTGCAAGATGAGGCTCTGCAGGCTTTAGTTGCGCTCGGGTACTCTGAAGCTGATGCTCAAATAGCTTTACATAATGTAGATTCCAGCTTGCCTACCGAAGATAGAATAAAGAAGGTCTTGAAGGGGTGA
- a CDS encoding ATP-dependent zinc protease yields MADIKTSSIATKDAQSTTLGVFETAYFPEFSDNIVSIKIDTGAYTGAMHATKIRVATINGNTKLEFAPFGGDKLVRVSDFRRSSVTSSNGSTATRYFIDTVIVLRGVRYNITISLADRGKMKYPVIIGRKFLRANNLVIDPNGQSQ; encoded by the coding sequence ATGGCAGATATAAAAACTAGCTCTATTGCCACAAAAGATGCACAGTCCACTACTTTAGGTGTTTTTGAAACAGCGTATTTTCCGGAGTTTAGCGATAACATCGTAAGTATTAAAATTGATACTGGTGCATACACCGGAGCAATGCATGCAACTAAAATTAGAGTTGCAACTATTAATGGCAATACAAAGTTAGAATTTGCGCCATTTGGCGGGGATAAGCTAGTAAGGGTATCAGATTTTAGAAGAAGTTCAGTAACGAGTTCTAATGGCAGTACTGCAACTAGATATTTCATTGATACAGTAATAGTTTTAAGGGGTGTTAGATACAATATTACAATAAGTCTAGCTGATAGAGGTAAGATGAAGTATCCAGTAATAATTGGACGCAAGTTCTTGAGAGCAAATAATTTGGTGATTGACCCAAATGGTCAATCGCAGTAA
- a CDS encoding RimK family alpha-L-glutamate ligase, whose translation MKLAILSNGPGNYSTKRLAEEAESLGHDVMVVKYKECYASIEKSNPAVNYRGEDLRVDAIIPRIASNMTRYGTAIVRQFEMQGVYTASNSIAITRSRDKLRSMQLLAKAGVGIPKTVFSRNTADIEDLLDQIGGTPVIIKLARGTHGNGVVLAETKKAAKSVLQAFYLHNEDGTNILLQEFVKESAGEDIRALVVGGRVVASMKRQSLDDDFRSNIHQGGEGMPIKLSDEERKTATRAAKAMGLPICGVDMMRSEKGPLVLEVNSSPGLQGIERVTGRNVAVKIIEYVEQNARKQRRKDRVGA comes from the coding sequence ATGAAACTAGCAATTTTATCAAACGGTCCAGGTAATTATTCGACAAAACGACTAGCTGAAGAGGCAGAATCGTTAGGTCATGATGTGATGGTTGTGAAATATAAAGAATGTTACGCTTCAATAGAAAAGAGTAATCCCGCAGTAAATTATAGAGGCGAAGATCTTCGTGTGGACGCTATTATTCCACGGATTGCTAGTAATATGACTAGATACGGAACAGCAATTGTGCGCCAATTTGAGATGCAGGGCGTATATACTGCATCGAACTCGATCGCTATTACAAGATCTAGAGACAAGCTTAGAAGCATGCAATTGCTTGCTAAAGCAGGAGTAGGTATACCAAAGACTGTTTTCTCTCGTAATACTGCCGATATCGAAGATTTGCTTGATCAAATTGGTGGTACTCCAGTAATAATAAAGTTAGCAAGAGGTACTCATGGTAATGGTGTTGTATTGGCAGAGACAAAAAAAGCTGCGAAATCAGTATTACAAGCATTTTATCTTCATAATGAGGATGGTACTAACATATTATTGCAAGAATTTGTCAAAGAGTCTGCTGGTGAAGATATCCGGGCCTTGGTTGTTGGCGGTAGGGTTGTTGCTAGCATGAAGCGCCAAAGTTTGGATGATGACTTTCGGAGCAATATTCACCAGGGGGGCGAAGGAATGCCAATTAAACTATCGGACGAAGAGCGCAAGACTGCTACACGGGCTGCAAAGGCAATGGGTTTGCCTATTTGTGGAGTAGACATGATGCGCTCCGAAAAAGGACCTTTGGTGCTAGAGGTCAACTCTAGTCCTGGTTTGCAGGGAATTGAGAGGGTTACAGGGCGCAATGTTGCTGTTAAAATAATAGAGTATGTCGAACAAAACGCCCGAAAACAGCGCCGAAAAGATCGCGTTGGTGCCTAG
- a CDS encoding YebC/PmpR family DNA-binding transcriptional regulator, which translates to MAGHSKWAKIHRGKAIEDAKRGAIFTRLGNAIAIAAKGGSDPDMNFSLRLAIDKAKASNMPANNIQRAIDRGSGKLGGDQIQEVMYEGYGPGGVGILVECATDNTNRTYTFVRTAFAKHGGNIAEKGSVAFLFDRKGMIRVKGSGEELLLLILDSGAEDAIEDDEETVVYTEPKQLATVRNKLQDEKIEIVEAELTYVPQNIVTIADEATQGKVMRLMDVLEELDDVVTTHTNFDIA; encoded by the coding sequence ATGGCTGGACATAGTAAATGGGCTAAGATACATCGCGGAAAAGCAATAGAGGATGCCAAGAGAGGGGCGATATTTACGCGACTCGGCAATGCAATAGCTATTGCCGCAAAAGGTGGATCAGACCCCGACATGAACTTTTCATTAAGGCTAGCAATTGATAAAGCTAAAGCATCCAACATGCCTGCTAACAATATTCAGAGGGCAATCGATAGGGGCTCTGGCAAGCTAGGGGGTGACCAGATTCAAGAAGTAATGTATGAAGGTTATGGTCCGGGTGGTGTTGGTATTTTGGTGGAGTGTGCAACAGACAACACAAACCGTACTTATACTTTTGTACGAACAGCGTTTGCAAAGCATGGTGGAAACATTGCAGAGAAAGGCTCTGTGGCGTTCTTATTTGATAGAAAGGGAATGATTCGAGTAAAAGGCAGTGGCGAAGAATTATTACTACTAATACTTGATTCTGGTGCAGAGGATGCTATTGAAGATGACGAAGAGACGGTGGTATATACCGAACCAAAACAGCTTGCTACTGTTCGCAACAAACTACAGGACGAAAAGATTGAGATTGTTGAAGCAGAACTTACTTATGTTCCTCAAAATATCGTGACAATTGCTGACGAAGCTACGCAAGGTAAGGTAATGCGCTTGATGGATGTATTAGAAGAGCTCGATGATGTAGTTACCACACATACCAATTTCGATATAGCATAA
- a CDS encoding GrpB family protein, with product MSIGLKRGTVKVVDYDPNWPKEFELEKQRLLETFGDKILAIEHIGSTSIPGLVAKPIIDIVVAVKSFDDLPEFIDELQKLSYKYIPERMFNDRKFFPKGSQENRTHHLNLVLQDDTEQWTKPIAFRDYMRTHEAERNEYRKLKTTLAQQYANDRATYTKLKDDFFQSIFDKALS from the coding sequence ATGAGCATTGGGCTAAAACGTGGCACGGTCAAAGTCGTAGACTACGACCCGAACTGGCCAAAAGAGTTTGAGTTAGAAAAACAACGATTGCTAGAAACTTTCGGCGACAAAATACTTGCCATTGAACATATTGGCAGTACTTCAATACCAGGACTAGTTGCCAAACCGATTATTGATATTGTTGTTGCCGTAAAATCTTTTGACGATTTGCCAGAGTTTATAGACGAACTGCAAAAACTCAGTTACAAATATATCCCTGAGCGTATGTTTAATGACCGCAAGTTTTTCCCTAAAGGCTCGCAAGAAAATCGCACACATCACCTAAACCTTGTGTTGCAAGACGACACCGAACAATGGACAAAGCCGATCGCCTTTAGGGATTACATGCGAACCCACGAAGCCGAACGCAACGAATACAGAAAACTTAAAACTACGCTTGCCCAACAATACGCCAATGACAGGGCAACTTATACGAAATTGAAAGACGACTTCTTTCAATCAATTTTTGACAAAGCCCTGTCATAG
- the ruvB gene encoding Holliday junction branch migration DNA helicase RuvB — MAIERIVNTSNNETPEEQELEVTLRPQDFANYIGQERIKQNLQLAITASKKRGEPIDHVLLYGPPGLGKTTLATVIANEMGAQIRITSGPAIERAGDLASLLTNLHDGDILFIDEIHRLNRSVEEVLYSAMEDFKLDIMLGKGPSAKSLRLDLPRFTIIGATTRTGSLAAPLRDRFGMIHRLEFYTPEEIARIIKRASRILNVKIDNEAADKLAIRARLTPRIANRLLKRVRDYADVNGDGIIDNNISDNALLLLEVDELGLDPADRRMLEAIIESYDGGPVGVDTIAALIAEERSTIEDFHEPYLMQIGLIERTPRGRRVTSKAYKHLGRHKNNDSQSSLL; from the coding sequence ATGGCAATTGAGCGGATAGTAAATACAAGTAATAACGAAACTCCAGAGGAGCAAGAGCTGGAAGTTACCTTGCGTCCCCAAGATTTTGCAAACTACATTGGCCAAGAGAGAATTAAACAAAATCTGCAACTAGCAATTACCGCCTCCAAAAAGCGTGGTGAGCCGATTGACCATGTTTTATTATATGGCCCACCTGGACTTGGCAAGACCACGTTAGCTACAGTTATAGCTAACGAAATGGGCGCACAAATCAGAATAACTAGTGGCCCGGCAATCGAAAGAGCCGGAGATTTAGCCAGTTTATTAACGAACTTACATGACGGCGATATTTTATTCATTGATGAAATTCATCGCTTAAACCGTAGTGTTGAAGAAGTTCTTTACAGCGCAATGGAGGATTTTAAGCTGGATATAATGCTAGGAAAGGGTCCGAGTGCAAAAAGCTTACGCCTGGACTTGCCAAGATTTACAATAATTGGCGCGACAACTCGTACTGGTAGTCTGGCGGCTCCGTTAAGGGATAGATTTGGTATGATTCATCGGCTAGAATTTTATACTCCAGAAGAAATTGCTCGAATTATTAAGCGTGCTTCTCGGATATTAAATGTAAAAATAGATAATGAGGCCGCCGATAAGCTTGCAATCAGAGCTCGTTTAACTCCTAGAATTGCTAATAGGTTATTAAAGAGAGTACGTGACTACGCAGACGTTAATGGGGACGGTATTATCGACAATAATATTAGCGACAATGCTCTATTATTATTAGAAGTTGACGAACTCGGCCTAGATCCGGCAGACAGGCGCATGCTTGAAGCGATCATCGAAAGTTATGACGGTGGCCCAGTTGGTGTTGACACGATTGCTGCTTTGATTGCCGAGGAACGAAGTACTATTGAAGATTTTCATGAGCCATATTTGATGCAGATTGGCTTGATAGAGCGAACTCCTCGTGGCAGAAGAGTTACATCCAAGGCGTATAAACACCTTGGTCGGCACAAAAACAACGACTCTCAATCTTCTCTGTTATAA
- a CDS encoding DUF192 domain-containing protein, which translates to MSNKTPENSAEKIALVPSKEKSQNSLLTLLVVLIVVFLGFSILVYSFLNDRQIVVNNHKINVLVADTKDSRAKGLGGWNRLGKNQGMLFKYSGNGIYCVWMKDMKFNIDVIWISDNNKVVDIKENLSPDTYPEVFCPNKDAKYFLEIPSGSVSKFGIRVNDNISIDR; encoded by the coding sequence ATGTCGAACAAAACGCCCGAAAACAGCGCCGAAAAGATCGCGTTGGTGCCTAGTAAAGAGAAGTCGCAAAATTCATTGCTGACATTACTGGTTGTTTTAATTGTGGTATTTTTGGGATTTTCTATTTTAGTGTATTCTTTTTTGAACGACAGACAAATTGTGGTTAATAATCATAAAATCAATGTACTAGTGGCAGATACGAAAGATTCGCGTGCAAAAGGTTTAGGTGGATGGAATCGTTTAGGTAAGAATCAAGGAATGCTCTTCAAATACTCCGGTAATGGCATATATTGTGTTTGGATGAAAGATATGAAATTTAATATTGATGTTATCTGGATTAGTGACAACAATAAAGTCGTAGATATTAAAGAAAATCTTAGTCCAGATACGTATCCTGAAGTGTTTTGCCCAAACAAGGATGCGAAATATTTTCTTGAAATTCCATCTGGGTCGGTGTCAAAGTTCGGGATAAGAGTTAATGATAATATAAGTATCGACCGATAA
- a CDS encoding PH domain-containing protein, translating into MDVNELRAEDKLKLSRTGKKYFNLIEFDNEERLICEIRKHPIGQFFIYLTGCVIAFAVSVVLGFVGFSGTLEDSGIASSSLGSVVTVIGFVFVLLIIGAMLIQAILYTNNVIYVTSEKIAQILYINLFNRKISQLSIGDVQDVTVTQKGVLAHLFNYGTLVIETAGEQQNYLFTYIPDPYKHSKLIVGAHEKNLVQYGN; encoded by the coding sequence ATGGATGTTAATGAATTGCGAGCAGAGGATAAGTTAAAATTATCACGTACCGGTAAAAAATACTTTAATCTAATAGAATTTGATAACGAAGAGCGTTTAATATGTGAGATTCGTAAACATCCAATCGGTCAATTCTTTATCTACTTAACTGGTTGCGTAATTGCTTTTGCTGTTTCTGTGGTGCTAGGTTTTGTTGGGTTCTCTGGAACACTAGAGGACTCTGGCATTGCATCCTCTAGCCTGGGGTCAGTTGTTACTGTTATAGGTTTTGTGTTTGTGTTGTTAATTATTGGCGCAATGCTAATCCAGGCAATACTATACACAAACAATGTCATTTATGTTACTTCTGAAAAAATTGCCCAAATTCTGTATATTAACCTATTTAATCGCAAGATATCCCAGTTGAGTATCGGAGACGTCCAGGATGTAACGGTTACTCAAAAAGGTGTTCTAGCTCATTTATTTAACTACGGAACTTTAGTGATTGAGACTGCAGGCGAACAACAAAATTATTTATTCACCTATATTCCAGACCCATATAAGCATTCAAAACTTATTGTGGGAGCTCACGAAAAAAACCTAGTTCAGTACGGGAACTAA
- a CDS encoding sortase, which produces MLDSSESAKSKETTLVSQKRDFVKVDKLNLVVPIEADPDKAYASGEIVWKNPETDDNNQSRGFILCATRFKLGTTPQATKTQSPFYHIEKLSKDDEIDVYFQDQWYSYKVSDVRRDSPVESSSSKGNFNQASIKMYTCSNTDDSDSQFVVTGEPIVTQKETQKATSDSGSSLL; this is translated from the coding sequence ATGTTAGACAGTAGTGAGTCTGCAAAATCAAAAGAAACCACCTTAGTTAGTCAAAAAAGAGATTTTGTGAAGGTAGACAAGCTTAATTTGGTTGTTCCTATCGAAGCAGACCCAGATAAAGCTTATGCTTCTGGGGAAATAGTCTGGAAGAATCCCGAAACAGATGACAATAACCAAAGTAGAGGATTTATTCTATGTGCAACTAGGTTTAAATTAGGGACTACTCCACAAGCAACAAAAACACAATCACCCTTTTATCATATTGAAAAATTAAGCAAGGACGATGAGATTGATGTCTATTTTCAAGATCAATGGTATTCATATAAAGTATCAGACGTTCGTAGAGATTCACCAGTTGAGTCATCGAGTAGCAAAGGAAATTTCAATCAAGCATCCATAAAGATGTATACCTGCTCTAATACTGACGACTCAGATAGCCAATTCGTCGTTACTGGTGAACCAATTGTTACTCAAAAAGAAACACAGAAAGCTACTAGTGATAGCGGTAGTAGTTTACTTTAG